DNA sequence from the Vibrio pelagius genome:
GTTTTATCGCTGGCCCAACGTGGGGGATCCTGCAAGGCAATCTATCATCGAGTCTGCTTCTTGGGACAGTGCCTTTGAGTGATCCCTTGATTGTGATGCAGACCATAGCAGCGGGTCACATACCTGAACTCACGGTGCTCGCGGGCGCGGGGATAGTGATTGCTTTCTATTTGATCGTTGCGCCACGCGTCTTCTGTGGTTGGGTTTGCCCAATGAATATTGTGACTGACGCTGCTGCTTGGCTTCGCAGAAAAATGGGCTTGAAAGCGAGTTATCGTTGGTCACCGCAAATCCGTTACTGGTTAATCGGTGTGTTGCTGGTGGGCAGCGCAGTCACTGGCACGGTTTTATGGGCGTGGCTTGATCCAGTGGCGACCCTGCATCGAGGCTTAGTGTTTGGCATGGGGGCAGGATGGATTCTCATAGTCTTAGTGTTTGTCGTCGATTTGCTGCTCGTTGAACACGGGTGGTGTGGCCATTTATGCCCATTGGGTGCTATGTACGGTGTGATTGGTCGTAAG
Encoded proteins:
- the napH gene encoding quinol dehydrogenase ferredoxin subunit NapH, which gives rise to MAKNLAKNAGKEAIETLGWWRAHRFLILRRLCQIAVMVCFIAGPTWGILQGNLSSSLLLGTVPLSDPLIVMQTIAAGHIPELTVLAGAGIVIAFYLIVAPRVFCGWVCPMNIVTDAAAWLRRKMGLKASYRWSPQIRYWLIGVLLVGSAVTGTVLWAWLDPVATLHRGLVFGMGAGWILIVLVFVVDLLLVEHGWCGHLCPLGAMYGVIGRKSVIRVKAVRREDCDKCMDCFYVCPEPEILRQPLKEGDRRIMSQNCISCGRCVDVCAEKVFEFKSRLDDK